The DNA sequence CCTGCAGCGTCCAGTCCTTCGGGTCACGGTTGTCGAAGTCGTTGGCCGAAGAGAGCGCGTAGTGCGTGATCGACGTGGGCTCCGACAGCGAGATCTGCGCCCACGCGGTCGGGTCCCAGGACAGCCACTTGGTGTCGGTGGTGCCGTCGACGAGGTTCGACACCACTTCGCCGCCGTCGGTGTTCTCACTGCTCGCGCTGGTCTCGGTGACCTTGCCGCGGATGTCGCCGGGGATCGCGGTGCCGTTCGCGCCGTTGACGCCGAACGCGCGCGGCTTGCCCGCCGCGTCGGTGTCGACGGTGTCGGTCCACGTCGGCGGGGGGTCACCCGGCTCGAACGACGAGGAGAAATCGGCGGGGAGGGCGTCCTCGGCGGCGTAGGCGGCCGCGGGGAGGGCGACCAGGCCGGCGGCGACCACGGTGGCGGCCAGCATCATGGCGACCGGTGGTCTGGCGCTTCGGGGCATCATTGCTCCAAGCTCTGGAGGGGATGAACAACGGCACCGCGCGACGGGGAACCGGCGGCGCGCTAGGAAGACAAACGCGCGGGTGACATCGATGTCAAGGCCGGTCGGCAAACCTGGCCAGAACTGGACAACCCAACCACCGGGGGACCTGGTGAGAACCGTCCGGACCCCTCGCCGCTCCTGCTGGCCACCGTGGGATCGACCCCCGCGGCGACCGCCGCCGCGAACTCGGCCGTCCGGCCGAGGCTGCGGCGGCTTCTGCGGCATCGGCGACTCCGCCCGACCTAGCCGCCCCCACGACGGGCACGCCCTACTACGGCTCCGTCCCGCACCCCCGGCCGGGACCTCGTCGACCGGGTCGGCAGCTCCCTCTACGGCAGGCGCCAAGGCCGGTCGCGCGGGAAAGCGGTCACACGGGTCCGGAGCCGTCGCTAAGGTCGTGATCATGTCGACCCCGGACCCCATCGCCGACCGTGCCCTCTCCCGCGCCTCCCTCGCCGACGGCAACCCGACGGGGTGGTTCGACCAGCTCTACACCGCCGCCGAACGCGGCGAAGCCGTCGTCCCGTGGACCCGCGGCAAACCCCAGGCCGACCTGGTGACCTGGGCGGCCGAGCACCCGGGCGAGGGCCGCCGCGCCCTGGTCGTGGGCAGCGCCCTCGGCGACGACCCGGAGCTGCTCTCGGCCGCGGGCTGGGCGGTGACGGGCTTCGACGTCGCCCCGACCGCGGTCAAGGCCGCCCGCGCCCGCTTTCCGGAGTCCACTGTGGACTACGTGGTGGCCGACCTGCTGAAGCCGCCGGGGGAGTGGCACCACGCGTTCGACCTGGTCGTCGAGATCATGAACATCCAGGCCATGCCCTGCGACTTCCGCCCGGCGGCCCTCACGTCGCTGGCCGGGCTCGTCGCCCCGGGCGGCACGCTGGTGGTCAGCGAGGTCGCGGAGGAGAGCACGGACGTCGAGACGTGGGTCAGCCCGCCTTGGCCGTTCAGCCGGGCGGAGATCGAGTCGATCGCCCAGGACGGCTTGCGCCTGGCCGACCTGGGCACGGTCCGCGACGGCGCCCGCCACTGGGCCACCTTCACCCGGTAACGCGTCCGGCCTGCCCGCGACTCACAGGGCATGTGGGCCGTCATCGGAGTCTGGGACATCGCGCCGGAGAAACTCGACGAGCTGCGCGCCCAGGTGCCGCTCATGGCCTCGAGCAAGGTCGGCACCCCGGGGTTCGTCCACGGGACCTGGACCCTCGACGGCCACATGGTGCAGGTCTACGCCGACGAAGCGAACGCGCGCCGCTACTACGACGACATGCTGGCCCAGGGGTTCACCGACCAGCCAGGCGTGCGGTGCGTCGTGTGGGCCGTCGCCGAGGTCGGCGCGGAGTCCCAGGTCTAGCAGCTCTCCAGGAACCGGGACAGCACCCGCGTCCCGAAGTGCAGGCCCTCCACCGGCACCCGCTCGTCCACTCCGTGCGCCATCGCGCGGTACGGGAAGCCCGCCGGCAGCCAGAGCGGCGCGAAGCCGTAGTTCACGATCCCGAGCTGGGCGAACGCCTTCGCGTCGGTGCCGCCGCCCATGCAGTACGGCACCACCACGGCCTCGGGGTCTTCGGCCTGTAAAGCCGTGGCCATCGAGGCGAACCACGGCGAGTCCACCGGGGCCTGCACCGGCGGCTGGTGCGCGACGAACTCCCGCGTGACGCCCTCGCCGAGCAGCTCGTCCAGCTCCGCGAACAACGCGTCCTCGGTGCCCGGCAGCACCCGGACGTCGACCTGGGCGGTCGCCGTCGTCGGGATCACGTTCACCTTGTAGCCCGCGTCCAGCATCGTCGGGGTCGTACTGTTGCGGACCGTCGGCACCACCAGCCCGCCCGCCGGGCCCAGCGCCGCCACCGAGGCGTCCACCGCGTCCCCATCGGACAGCTCCACCGGGACACCCAAAGCCGCACCGGTGCGCTCCAGGAACGCCTGCACCGTCGGCGTCAGCGACACCGGCCAGCGGTGGGCCGCGATCCGGTGCAACGCATCCACCAACCGGGTGACGGCGTTCTCGTCGTTGGGCCGCGACCCGTGCCCGGCGCGGCCGCGGGCGGTGAGGCGCAGGTGCGCGGTGCCGCGCTCGGCCGTCCCGACCGGGTACAGGTGCACGATCCGGCCGTCGGCGGCGGGTACGTGGTAGGTGTAGCCGCCCGACTCGCTGATCGCCGCCGCGCAGCCTTCGAACAGCTCGGGGTGCGCGGCGACCAGCCAGTGCGCGCCGTAGTCGCCGCGGTCCTCCTCGTCGGCGACGAACGCCAGCACGACGTCGCGGCGCGGCCGGACACCGCCGGCCAGGGCGGCGAGCACCATCGCCACGAAGTCCTTCATGTCGGTCGCGCCGCGGCCCCACAGGTAGCCGTCGCGGACCTCGCCGGAGAACGGCGGCACCGACCAGTCCGCGGCGTCCGCCGGGACGACGTCGAGGTGGCCCTGCACCAGCAGCGCGGGCAGCGCCGGGTCGGTGCCCGCGACCCGCGCGATCACGCTGGCCCGGCCCGGTGCGGCCTCGTAGATCTTCGACGGGATGCCGAGGCCGTCCAGGAACGCGGCCACGTACTCCGCCGCCGGCCTCTCGGGCTCGGCGTCACCCCCGCCGCGGTTGGTGGTGTCGAACCGGATCAGGTCCGCGCAGATCTGTACAGCGTCCGCCACGTCAGCCATAGATGCCCTGCACCGCCCCCGCCGCGATCGCCGTCACGACCTTGAACGCCTTCATCGCCTCGGTCATCGTCACCGCGTCGAACCCGACGCGCCGCACGCCGATCTGCTCCACGGTCGGGATCACCGCGGTGGCCTGGGCCAGGTGGCTCGCGTCGAACTCGACCTCGATCCGGTGCGGCCCGACGCGGCGTTCCAGGCGGCCGGCCTGCGCCATCGCGTCGGCGGCCGCGGTGCTCAGCAGCTCCGCCGTGCGCGCGGGCGGCAGGCAGATCGCGGCGTACCGGCTGACGCACTCCTTCACCTGGACCAGCTCCGCGTCCGGTGCGTAATCACGCGCGTCCTGGCACGTTTCGTCGTCACCCGAAACGAGCAGGACAGGCACGCCGTACTCCGCGGCCATCGCCGCGTTCAACCGGCCCTCGCTCGCCGGGACGTCGTCCAGCCACACCCCGGTGATCTGGTTCTCCAGGTAGGTGTGGGAAAGCACCCCGTCGAACCCGGCACCGGCGTGGTAGCCCAGGAAGACGACACCGTCCACCCCGGAGTCGATCCCCTGCATCATCGACAGCGGCTTGTGCCGCCCGGTCAGCAGCCGCGCCCGCGGGTCCAGGTCCTCCAGCAGCAGGTTCCGCTGCGAGGAATGCGCCTCGTTCACCAGGACATCGCCCGCTCCGGCGTCGAACAGCCCGGCCAGCACCGCGTTGACGTCGCCGGTGAACAGCCGCCGGAAACGGTCCCACTGCGGCGAACCGGGCACGACGTCGTCGGTCCAGGTGACGCCGGTGGCGCCCTCCATGTCCGCCGAGATCATGATGCGCATGCGGGGCACTCTAACCAGCCCGCGCGACCCGCGAGCACCGAATCCCGCCGTCCCGATGTCACGCTGCGTGAGCAATGTCTCGTCGATAACGATCGGACACCTGCCGAGGCGGCAACATATTGCGCGGTTGTCCGGGTATGTGGTTACTTCTCGTCCTTGGGGAGGCTCACAGCGAGACGATGGGGTGGTTTTTGGTGCATTTCCACGGCAGAGTCGGCCGGTTCGGCCGCTTGGCGGCGGTCCTGGCCGCGGCGACACTGGCGGCGATCCCGCTCGCCGCGCCCGCACAGGCGCAGCAGGGCAAGGTGCTCCGGGTCGCGCTGACCACCGGCATCGACCACCTGAACCCGTTCACCGCGTCGCTGGCCGCGTCCACCCAGGTGGGCCGCTTCGTCTACGAGTTCCTGACCATCCCCTCGGCCGAGACCGCGCAGGCCTCGCCCGCGCTCGCCGAGTCGTGGACGCCCTCGCCGGACAAGCTGACCTGGACGTTCAAGATCCGTTCCGGGGCCAAGTGGAGCGACGGGCAGCCGGTCACGGCCAAGGACGCCGCGTTCACGTTCAACCGGATGCTGACCGACGAGAACGCCCGCACGGCCAACGGCAGCTACGTGACCAACTTCGACACGGTCGCCGCCCCCGACGACACCACGCTGGTCATCAAGACCAAGACCGTGCAGTCGGACATGAACCTGCTCGACGTCCCGATCGTCCCGGAGCACGTCTGGGCGCCGATCAAGGACCTCAACGACCCCAAGACCGACGACATCTCGGTCGTCGGCGTCGGTGACGGGCCCTACCAGCTCACCGAGTACAAGCAGAACGAGTACGTGAAGTTCAAGGCCAACAAGAACTACTGGCGCGGCGCGCCCAAGGTCGACGAACTGCAGCTGCTCATCTTCAAGGACGCCGAGGCCGCGGTGAACGCGCTGCGCCAGGGCGAGGTCGACGTCATCAACCGGCTCACCCCGACCCAGTACGACTCGCTCAACGGCCAGCCGAACATCACCACCAACGCCGCCCCGAGCCGCCGCTACGACGAGATCAACCTCAACTTCGGCGTCCAGAACAACCAGAACCAGCCGATCGGCAACGGCAACCCGGTGCTCAAGGACATCCGGCTGCGCAAGGCGATCGTGCAGGCCATCGACAAGCAGACGATCGTCGACCGCGTCACCGGCGGCCACGCCGAGCTCGGCACCGGCATCGTCCCGCCGATCTACCAGGCCTACCACTGGGAACCCCAGGGCGCCGACCAGGTCAAGTTCGACGCGGCCGCCGCCAACACCGCCCTCGACCAGGCCGGCTACGTCAAGGGCGCCGACGGCGTCCGCACCGCCCCCGGCGGCGCGAAGCTGGAGCTGCGCCTGACCGGGCACTCGAACCGGCCCTACGACCAGCGGCTCGCGCAGTACGTCTCCGGCTGGCTCAAGGACATCGGCATCACGGTCAAGCAGGAGCTCGTCTCCGACGACGAGCTCAACGACCGCACCACCGCCGGCAACTACGACCTGGCCATCTCCGGCTACGCGACCAACCCGGACCCGGACTCCGCGCTGCAGCTGCACACCTGCGCGGCCCGGCCGAACGCCCAGGGCAAGGGCGCCACGACCGACACGTTCTTCTGCGACCCCGAGTTCGACGCGCTGCGCGCCAAGCAGCTCACCGAGACCGACGACGCCCAGCGCGCCACCACGGTGAAGCAGGCCCAGGCGCGGCTGGCGAGCCAGGCCGTCAACGTCGTGCTCGACTACCAGAACGCGCTCGAGGCCTACCGCTCCGACAAGTTCTCCGGCTTCACCACCCAGCCGCAGCCCAAGGGCGCGATCCTCGAGCAGTCCGGCTACTGGGGCGTCTACGGCGCCACCCCGGCCGGCACCGAGGCCGCGGCCGACTCCGGCGACAGCGGCACCGTCGTGTGGATCGTCGTCGGCGTCATCGTCGTGGTGATCGTCATCGGCGGGCTCGTCATCATCAGCCGCCGCACCAAGACCTCGGAAGACCGCGAGTAGGAATGACCGCCCCCGAACAAGCCGTGGCGCTCGTCGACCCCGACGAGCGCCACGGCGGGACCGGCACCGCCCGGTTCGTCCTCAAGAAGGTCGTCGAAGCGCTCGTCAGCATCCTGCTGGTGATCGTGCTGTTCTTCTTCCTGTTCCGGATGCTGCCCGGCGACCCGGTCGCCACGATGATCCGCGACCGGCCCACCGACCCGAAGCAGATCGCGGAGCTGCGGGAACGCCTCGGCGTCGACAAGCCCGTGTTCCAGCAGTTCGGCGACTACCTGTGGAAGCTGCTGCACGGCGACTTCGGCACGTCCTACCTGGAACAGCGCCCGG is a window from the Amycolatopsis sp. NBC_00355 genome containing:
- a CDS encoding class I SAM-dependent methyltransferase gives rise to the protein MSTPDPIADRALSRASLADGNPTGWFDQLYTAAERGEAVVPWTRGKPQADLVTWAAEHPGEGRRALVVGSALGDDPELLSAAGWAVTGFDVAPTAVKAARARFPESTVDYVVADLLKPPGEWHHAFDLVVEIMNIQAMPCDFRPAALTSLAGLVAPGGTLVVSEVAEESTDVETWVSPPWPFSRAEIESIAQDGLRLADLGTVRDGARHWATFTR
- a CDS encoding M20/M25/M40 family metallo-hydrolase, producing the protein MADVADAVQICADLIRFDTTNRGGGDAEPERPAAEYVAAFLDGLGIPSKIYEAAPGRASVIARVAGTDPALPALLVQGHLDVVPADAADWSVPPFSGEVRDGYLWGRGATDMKDFVAMVLAALAGGVRPRRDVVLAFVADEEDRGDYGAHWLVAAHPELFEGCAAAISESGGYTYHVPAADGRIVHLYPVGTAERGTAHLRLTARGRAGHGSRPNDENAVTRLVDALHRIAAHRWPVSLTPTVQAFLERTGAALGVPVELSDGDAVDASVAALGPAGGLVVPTVRNSTTPTMLDAGYKVNVIPTTATAQVDVRVLPGTEDALFAELDELLGEGVTREFVAHQPPVQAPVDSPWFASMATALQAEDPEAVVVPYCMGGGTDAKAFAQLGIVNYGFAPLWLPAGFPYRAMAHGVDERVPVEGLHFGTRVLSRFLESC
- a CDS encoding M55 family metallopeptidase, which codes for MRIMISADMEGATGVTWTDDVVPGSPQWDRFRRLFTGDVNAVLAGLFDAGAGDVLVNEAHSSQRNLLLEDLDPRARLLTGRHKPLSMMQGIDSGVDGVVFLGYHAGAGFDGVLSHTYLENQITGVWLDDVPASEGRLNAAMAAEYGVPVLLVSGDDETCQDARDYAPDAELVQVKECVSRYAAICLPPARTAELLSTAAADAMAQAGRLERRVGPHRIEVEFDASHLAQATAVIPTVEQIGVRRVGFDAVTMTEAMKAFKVVTAIAAGAVQGIYG
- a CDS encoding ABC transporter substrate-binding protein, whose product is MGWFLVHFHGRVGRFGRLAAVLAAATLAAIPLAAPAQAQQGKVLRVALTTGIDHLNPFTASLAASTQVGRFVYEFLTIPSAETAQASPALAESWTPSPDKLTWTFKIRSGAKWSDGQPVTAKDAAFTFNRMLTDENARTANGSYVTNFDTVAAPDDTTLVIKTKTVQSDMNLLDVPIVPEHVWAPIKDLNDPKTDDISVVGVGDGPYQLTEYKQNEYVKFKANKNYWRGAPKVDELQLLIFKDAEAAVNALRQGEVDVINRLTPTQYDSLNGQPNITTNAAPSRRYDEINLNFGVQNNQNQPIGNGNPVLKDIRLRKAIVQAIDKQTIVDRVTGGHAELGTGIVPPIYQAYHWEPQGADQVKFDAAAANTALDQAGYVKGADGVRTAPGGAKLELRLTGHSNRPYDQRLAQYVSGWLKDIGITVKQELVSDDELNDRTTAGNYDLAISGYATNPDPDSALQLHTCAARPNAQGKGATTDTFFCDPEFDALRAKQLTETDDAQRATTVKQAQARLASQAVNVVLDYQNALEAYRSDKFSGFTTQPQPKGAILEQSGYWGVYGATPAGTEAAADSGDSGTVVWIVVGVIVVVIVIGGLVIISRRTKTSEDRE